GCTCATACTCGTAATCGGCGTCTTCGTCGTCGATGTAGTGAACATCGTCTTGCTCTTGGTTTTCAATCGAAGCCTGCTGAAGTTCACGACGGAGACGATGGATTTCACGCTGTCGTTCAAGTTTGGCTTGAAGCATTTGTATCTCACGTTCCAGGAGCTCCAGCTCCTCATCGGAGTATGGCAAATCCTCCCGATCTTCATTATTTTCAGCctttgatttttcaattttttcaaGGTGAAGTCGCATGTCGCTTGACAACACCTTTTTTTCCCTTGGATGTCTGGATCCTTTGTCTTTGATCCGACTTGAACTTTCCCTTCCTATCTcgctgatcaacatgtgataacTTCGGCGCCTGATCATGAGAACCTTCCTCAGGCGGAGGAAATAAACACTTCGGCTTCAAAGTCGAATGTTTGGGTGGCTCTTGTGCCTCGTGACCCTTCGGATTGGTGATAGCCTCTACCACTGGTTCTTTCACCTGAGTTGGTCCGGCTGTTGCCGGATCAATCTCTTCAACGATCATCTTCGGTTGGATCTAAAAAATaaagcccctccttctagcgccaaatgatgtGCCTACAATATTTATTAATATATGAGAGTCAATTATAAGGAGTGGTCTTCTTTACTTAATGTGTCAACCCCCTCTTATGAGGTTGTTGTGTCTTATTTATACTAAATCTCAAATGAGCTTTTTATACAAAATGGGCCTTTTTGGACTTTATATTAATAGCTAATAATTGTTCTAAATGTAACTCTTTTGGATCTTCTCTTTTTGATCCAACAATTAGTTTTCTTAATCTTTCCAACCAAATGAGAGCAAAAAGAAGGGAGTATAGGCTGGACGCCTTTTTATTTGACTGCATTTGAAATGAAACTAGGccaatttgattttttttttttttttttggcaAAAAAAACATCATTCACCAATCAACAAAAAAAAACTATGCTGATGCGAAATGCGAATATGGGTCGAGATTATTTTCGAACAGTTGGATCTTCGCTCGTAGCCAGCAAACGTATGGGAGCCTGGGGATATGTCAGATAGAGAGCATTTCTCTTTATGTGTGCCAGCCTTGCTCTGTTCTTCATCGAACTTCGTTATTTTTAACTATACCCCCCCTGTGCTCCTTAAAGCCGCTCTGCATTTCATTTCTATCTCCATCACCTCTCTCTCATTTCGTTCACTAAGCACACAGTTGAAATGGCAGAGTCCTTGCCAAAAGTTGATTCACAAATGGAGAAAACAATCAAACAGTTGAATGGAGCCCATAAAGAGAGCAAGCCATTGCCTATGTCCGCAGCTTATAAAGCTAAGATTTGTCGCGTCTTTGGAAGAGACAACAAGCTCTTCCCAGGCCGTAAACGTATGTTTTCTTCTCTTCTTTTTCAGCACCTACTTGCACATCTAATTTCAGGCGTATAAATTTATCTATTTATGTTTGTAATTTGGAACGGTAGATTTTATATGTGACATTTGTAGCATTCTGACCGTGTTGCATGAATACTGGGATTATTCTATCTTTACATGTCCTCTTGCAGCTGCTGATATTTTCCTCTGGAGAAACAAAAAGATCACTGCTGAGGTGCTTGGTTTCGCAACTGCTATTTGGGTGCTTTTCGAGTTGCTTGAATACCATTTTCTTACTCTGATATGTCATGTGCTGATCCTAGCTCTGGCTTTCGTTTACCTATGGTCAAATGCATCCACCTTGTTGAAAAAGTAAGTTGTTAAGTTTCCTCGTACTCTTGTTTTTCATTCTAAACTTATCTAATCTTTTGATATCATGTTTCGTACATTATTAGGTCTCCACCTAGGATTCCAGAAGTTAGATTTCCAGAAGATGTTGTCTTGGGTGTTGCTGGTGCCCTTAGAATTGAAATAAACGGCGCTCTTGCAGTCCTACATGACATTGCAGCAGGGAAAGATGTGAAGAAATTTATAGTTGTAAGCTTCAGTGTTGTTGCACCTTTTTCTTGTTTATGGTCTCAACTCGACTATAGTCACGTTTGATGTTCACATGGAAGCTAATTAACTAATTAGTTGATTAAGGATACAAGTTAAGCACACCCCACGTCATGTAATTATGATCATTATCTCAAATTTCAGGTGATTGCTGGTCTGTGGTTATTTTCAGTTATTGGGAGTTGCTGCAGTTTCCTGACACTGTGTTACATTTGTAAGAAAACTATCTAAAGCTCATTCACTCGAGCATAACTGTCTGTACAATATTAGTTCCACTTATTATTTCCATTCTTCATACCTGACTTGAGTTTTGTTTATAAACAGCTTTCTTATTGCTACATACGGTGCCTGTGCTTTATGAGAAGTATGAGGTCAAAATTGATGCCTTCTCTGAGAAAGCTGAAGCTCAGATCAATAAGCAGCATGCAATGTTTGAAGCTGAGATAAAAAAGCAGTATGCAATGTTTGAAGCTGGGATTAAAAAGCAGTATGCAGTGTTTGATGCGAAGGTTTTGAGTAAGATTCCTAAAGGATTTTTGAAAGGAAAAAAGTTTATATAGAGATGAGGCAGCAGGATCAATAGTTTTTGCTATTTGTGGTTGTATGTCAGTATCTGTGCCCATTATTGCTGTAACACTTTGGTCGTAACATGCAGTGTTCGTTGTAATACTCATCTTATACATTCCATGAAAGAGATGAGGATGAAATAAAACAAGGCAGAATAGTTGCCCCTTTTGTTAGTGAGGTTTATGCTCTCAAACTTGTCATGATGATTTGCTTTTGAGGATGAATTGTATAACTACTGGAACTTAGTTAATTGACTACAATCAAGCTGCAAATTTACCACGCTACAAATGCTACATAATATGTAAACTATAGACACTCCAGTTTCTAGATGCCAACTTTCCATATGGATAATTACATAGCAGAAACGTAACTCGTGGTTTATACAATGGCTTAATTAAATATTCTCTGTAGCATGACTTACAAACAGATACTCAAATGCAATAACATTCATAGTGATGCTCATTCGAAGTTTCCAGGGTATCAGGTTCTCCAGAATTGAAGGATGCTGATATTTGTTAAGTGTTCCACATTCAAGAAATGCTTAAAGGAAGTAAGATAGCTGTTCCTTCTTCCGTGAACCACCCTCTCCGTACAATGCATTCCATTGTTTCAGCTCACTCATCACTGACCCTTCAGAAGCAAAACTGGCAGCAACCTGCAGCCGCAAATATATTTGTTAAGGTCGGAAGATATTCTACCAACACTGTACAACACAATTTCAGTAGCTTATAAAGTTGAAAATGTTTATTTACAGATTACAGATTACAGATTACAAACTCCAAAGCAAATCAGATACACAACAACTCCAAACTCCAAATTTATACCGAACGAGAAATAAAGTGCACTGCCCTTCAAACTTATACCTGATTCTTTGCCTGTCTCAAGTCTTCCATGTTTAGAGGCCTCAAAGTAACTACCCTGTCACTTTCTTCCTTATTTTCTGAAGCATCATCTGCATCCTTCCCTTCTGCAGTTTTCTGCTTTTTTTCCTGTAAATACAAGTTATTGGTAAATGCCTAATTATGATCAAGGAACTCGGGAAAATCAGGGTCAAGTATTTGTCaatcaaaatttataatttagtAGCTCGTATTTGAGAAATTACCAAGTCTTTCTTTCTCTCTTGTTGTATCAGTTCTCGTACCGGTCGATAAGCTGCTGTAACACACAAAACCTGTAGGTGTATGGTTAATGCCAAGTACCATTTTCAGTTGATTGATATCAAACTTATCGATCAAATTTAAGTGTCACAAACCTTGAGGTCACTTCCACTATATCCTTCTGTCATAGTTGCGAGCTCTTTGAAATCTAATTGTTCGACCTTTTCTTTTGCCAGAAGTGTTCGCAAGATCTTTTCTCTGCTCTCAGTCGATGGTAGACCAACCATAATTCTGTCCACCCGAGAATTCAGTTCAAAAATCAATGGCTACTTAATTTCCAACACATTTTATAGATGCTTTGTGcgtaatttaaattaataacAAATAGTACCTATGttgataaattaaaattatttgtCCAGAAGACCTACTCCGATATCAATTGGTACTTAAAGATGGAGGATTAACATTTTAACTTTCCCATTATTATGATATTAGGAGATGTTAATAACTAATCGCCAAATAACGTTTGACCACTGGCCCGTTTTTGTTATTCTATCATCTCTTTCCTAACAAAAGGCATTGGAATGGGTTGATGAAAGGTTGTGAACAAACAAGTTGACAAAAGTTCATTCAGTCATGACAAAACATGCAGTGTTAGTGCCAGATATTGGGCTTCTAATAGCAGATGTGACTTTGTACAAATAACTTGGCAAAAAAGAAAGTTCTGTACAAATAAAGAAGTTTTACCTTCGCTCAAATCGCCTTATAATTGCTTCATCAAGGTCAAAAGGTCTGTTGGTAGCTGCAAGGACAAGAATGCGCTCACCAGGTTTTGTAAGCAGCCCATCCCAATGTGTCATGAACTCATTCTTAATTTTCCGCATAGCCTCATGCTCTCCAGTTCTTGTCCGCTGCCCAAGCATGCTATCAACTTCATCAACAAATATAATTGTTGGAGAAACCTTGGCTGCAAGAGTGAATAAAGCTCGAACATTCTTTTCATCTTCCCCAAACCATTTTGAGGTGATGGTTGACATTGAGACATTTATAAAGCTTGCTCCAGCATCATTGGCTATGGCCTTTGCCAGCATTGTTTTTCCAGTGCCAGGAGGCCCGAAGAGTAATATGCCTCGGCAAGGCTTAAGAAGTCCACCATTAAACAGGTCTGGTCTTCGAAGAGGAAGCATGACCAACTCCTGCAGTGATTCTTTAGTTTCTTCCAACGAACCAATATCTGCGAATGTCACTCCAATTTCATTTGCAGGAATAACTTCTGGCCTTATGCGCTTTTCAAATTCATTGTCTGGAACTTCCTGATGACACACCGTGAATTTGAAGAGTTGGACAAGGTGAAACAATAGAAGTGGGTAACTACTGTTTGATCTAATGATTTGTACTAGCAATGCAGTTTGTAGATCAAAATAGTGTCTTGCAAATTTGCAATGCAGTGACTTGATTTCTAAGAAAATATTATACATGTCTACTGCTCAGATTAACCATATTCAGGTAAATGCATATATAGTTGATAAAAAACCAAAAATATCTATTTCTCCAGGTGTGCTAATGAACTCATCTGAGACGCTGTGTTTTATTGGTTCTCAATCTTACGACATATCTTCTAAGTTTACGGTATTTTTCTCTTCTTATCTTAGTGAAAAAGTAAGAAACTGAACTCACCACTTTAGCTTGAGGTTTATTTTCACCATCCTGCTTTGAAGATGTTTTGTCTGCATCACTCTTATTTTCAGTTGATTTTGAATCACTTTTTAATCCAATAGTCTCGCCTCCTAAAATTACCTGTTTAAAGAAGGTTGCATAACTAAACCCATTGCACCATTGAAACAAAAGTTGATAGATATATTTTAAGAACGATAACGACGAAGGAATACCTTGGTAGATTCATTTGTCTCCAGCTTAAGATTATCTTTCCCGCTATTTTTACCCTCCTGGAAGAAACTTAATCCATGGGACAAACTGCAAAAGAGGGAAAATGGAAAATACAAGGTCAATTTAGACGCATCGGAGGCCAAAAATATGGAAGTGGCTTGTTAAAGTAAAAGAAGAGTTAGCATCTACCTCTTCGATGATATAAGTAACTTCCCATTTCTGTATTCAGGTTCTTTATTGTTCATCAAATGAAAAGTTAATGCCGATACCACAATTTCTTGAATATGATCATTTAGAACCTTGGAATCTGCTTGACAGATTGAATCTAGATCATAGCATTCAAGATCATTTGCTGCAAGTACCTCAGCGATGTGATTTTTGTTATCCTGAGACTGGATCGTCTTCGTATCCTCTTCTAGTTGGGCTTTCCAGCTCATAAGACTACCCTCATCTTCCGGTGGCTTGATATTAATAGTGTAGGAGAACAACTTTGTAATTTTCTCATCAATGTCCCTGCAAGCATCATCTGATTCCAACATCTGAGAACCAAGAAGTAACACTGGTCCCGGTAACTTCTTCAACATTTTATCAAACAAGTTGTAAAGCCTTGGTGATTGAAGAAGTAGCTTCTCAACATCTCTGATGTAAAGTATGATGGAATTTGTTTCGGACACAGAAACTAAAACCTGTGGCAAAGTAGTAAGCATTACTCAGCATCTTACACAGGTTTGAACTCGATGTTAATGATAATTTAAGTAAACTATCTAGTCAACTGAAGGAAACAACAATTAAAGCTTCGGACAAACTTGAAATTTACCTTGTAAAGTGACTGCACAAAGATTTTTTCATCGAACGACCAGCTGCTGACTCGTTGTATAGGAGCTAAAAAAAGTGAAAAAGTTTTGATTGTCAAGAAAATAATAACATCTACCAATTATCACAATGTTGAAAAACAGAATATGAAAATTATATCAATGCTTAGGGAGAAACAACATAGGCTGAAAACTTCACAAATTTCGTATAGGAAGTCCCAATGCTTAAAAGCCATTATTGGTTCATTCAGTAGTTGCATTTTCAGTTATTTTTTTCCACAGAGAAAGTAATTTAAAGTGTCAAAAAATAAGTAATACTTACTCGTATGTTAACGAGAGCGATTTCAGCACTACAAGTAACAAAACAAAGAGCGGAAATTATCTAGAGAATTTTTAGTAGACCCTTTCCGTACCTTCAACATCACGCCCTGCTGAAAGGATTGAAAAGGAACCTAATAAACTGGATACTCGTCCCAAAGCAGTATCTGAGATAGAGTTCTTCACAGGCTGCAATATGGTAAACTACTGAATCAGCTTATATATATGTGCAACAGCAAAGCTGTAATTCACTCTCAAGGGGACCAAATGGAAACATTGACAAAATATTTTACAACTCAGATGAGAGAATACGTGTTACAGCCGAAAATTCTGAGCGTAGACAGGTTAAAACTGAAAAATCGAAGGGATAATAAAACAGTACTTACAGATTCTCTCTTACAACTACCATACTTGCCCTGCATCTGTGGAAAACATCATTCCTAGAATTAGAACAATGAAACAACAATCAACAAATGAAATTTTCATGACTATGCTTGTTTAAAAATACCTTCATAGAAAAGTCTGTCACATCCAACAGGAGCAACTTTGCTTTAAAATAGTGTGATAACGCCTTTGCAAGCATTTGATGATAAAGTTCTTCACATGACAAACACAATAAAAACAGAAACAAAATCAGGCCAACAATAATAACTTTCATACAAGAGTACTTAAgattaaaaaaaagaaaatcaAATTCAAACTCAGGAAAGTACCGCTGACGCTTGAGAGCAAAATAGCGCTACTCGCAGGTGAAAGATTTCGAGTATGCTTAGAAACATCAGTGTGATTGAGATGAACATATGCTGCACTCATTAATAACATTCGGATCCGCTCACTGCCAATTTaaacaaaaacacacaaaacTTAAATGATTAGTACTTTTACAGAAAACATTAAAATTAAGCAGATCGATTAACACTGTGCGACACAATCCATAATGTCCTGATTTTATTATTTGGATTATAAATGCGAATGAACACACAAATAGAACAAGTAAAACACTAAAAATATATTTAAGATGAAGGTCCACAGCTAACGTCCGACGCATTTAACAAGCGTTTAACAAAAATAAGCGTCCGATAGTAGAGTACAACCAACATTAGCCGTGGAGCCGGATTCGTAGATGAAGAAAGGGTACCTGATATAGTAGGGAAAATCATCGAAAGTAACGGTGCTTTCTTTACCATCAACAAGAAGACGACGAAGCTCCAGCTCAATCTCATCAGCATTAGCCCCGGTGAAATCAGAACAATCCCGGCCAGTAATGCTGCTCCATTTGCTAATACCCTGTGCTGAACCCAATCCAAGACCTACACCAACGCCTACCCCCACGCCTAATGCTGATAAATATATGTGTTTCTGCTCCATTTATGTTTATTTACCTAGCTAGGCTTAATGATGTTGAGCAAGTGTTTATATTATTAATCTTGATCAAACTCAATTTTCAGACAAAGGCCTTTACAAACTGTGAGTTTTAGTTGTATCACTGATGCATGTGTATATATAACACACATGACATGGATGCATGCTTTTATTTTTTGTTTAACGAAAGCACTGCTTTTCAGTTTCCCGAGTCAGCAAGCTTTTTCTCTATCTTTGCTGTCTTGTTAATTCTTCTACTCCTGGTATTGTCTTAAATTAATATGTCTTGCGGAACATGTGGTTTCAGTCAAAACGGGTGGCTGATTGGTCTGAGATGGGAGTAAATCATATAAGAACATGTACATTTCATTCATACAAATATTTCAGAAAAAAAATACTATAATAAATCTTTCCGAAAAATGTATAAAACACTTTATTTATACCACCAAGTTTTCGGTCTCAGGCTTTATTACATGAATTAATTAAATTTGAGAAAAAGAGAGCAGGCCACTAGGCTGTTTATTATAATGCCTAATACAATCAAACAAAAAGTGAACTTTTTAGAGTTAGGCCATCTCCAAACAGGTATGatccaaaaattcaaatttggatCACCAACTCATCCAAATACTGATCCAAATCAGATTTCTGATCAATTCCAACAGTGTGATCCAAATTactttttacatataataatatataaatatcatattaaccaattttatcttaaatttatcttttaatcattattaacaaattatataacatttcataaattaattaaatcacaaaaaattaatacacataaaaatattaatattgtgcacttaattcacgaaaaacacatttattgcaataattaacatacaaaatatCATTGATACACACTAATTTTCGGAATTAGTAAATTCTTCCCACAAATAATCAATTAATGCATCTTTAAGTACAATATGTGtctctttattttttatttttctatgACGGTTCAGGAATTCTTAAAATCGAGTATTTTCATCGATCATAATAGTCTTAACTTCTGGATACGACACTTCTGACTATTCAATTGGCGCACTTAAATCACGTTCGTATTCGATTATCATATTGTATttctatttaaattttaatacaattatgttttctcattattttaaattttatgttaaaaataaattttgttaactattaattatattctgttattaattatataattaaaaaatttaaaattaatttaaaatctcataaattacaaataataaaattattattttatattaaatcaagtgatccaaatttggatcagtaAACAGTgactgatccaaatttggatcaccatTTAGATCACCATTTGGATTACTGTTAGAATAAAATTTGAGATAATTTATCCCAATTTTAAATCTTTGGATCACTGTTAGATTTGCCTTTAATTAATCCGGAACTAGGTATAAGATCTGAGGCCTTCAACTTTAGGTTACAGCTTGGTTGGCTGAATTTTATTGGACGAGTTAGGTTTTTAGTTTGTTGCTCGAGTCGCCTCTCCCACTTGCAAACTTAGTTGGGAAGAAAAGGCTATTGGCTGCTTTTGTCAATAGGGTCCGGTCGATCACTGTCACTCACACTGTCACTTTCCTCTCTTTCCGTTTTCTTCTTTTGCTTTATTTGATCGATTTAAATTTTGCTTAATTTAATCGATTTTGTTTAGTTAAATTCTATTTGTTCTTTCATTCAACTCTTTTAATGCACCTTTCCTTCTTATTTTCCAAAACTGATTCTTATTATAACAATATTACTACACAAAATGAATTTCACAGTAAAACCTGACTCTAAGATGAACATTTTCTAACAATGCATGTAGGTTTACGGGTTAATTACTGATATTATACGGAAGTGTAGAAACGAAAGCGTAAAAAAAAAGGCACTATTACTTGCAAAAACTCTTACACGAGAAATTTTTAAACACTTTGAatttacgagtcaatttttgaATCCTCAAGAAAAAattcttgaattcacaagaaaaTAAGAGAAGGAGATCGCGATGTTGTTTATATAAGGATGTAAAAccctaaaataaaataaaataaaataaatcataactaaaattaaataataattcaAAGTGACGTGGTGACACCTTGATCCATGCAATATCTCTAATTCCAATTTGTCATTCAACCATTATATTTTCTTATTTCGGCACGCCAGAAAATCCAATAACATGACCATGCAATACTACTAGATTGCTCCcaatttattattaatataattcACTATTTTGGCATGATCATATATTGGTTCTACCTTTGCCTTCTCGCCATTTTTGCTTTCTCGAATTGTCCCGAAATTCTCCTGCATCAATTACATCCTAATGTGAATTTATACACGACTCGAGGTGTCACTGTGTTAGTGGTCTTAACCAAAACCTTATAGTATTATCTCTAGTAATTAGCAGCTTACATACAATTTTATTAGATCATTAGATTCGAGATCAGAATTATAATAATTGATAACAATTTAATTATGCTAATATCTACTTGTTTTGTTATTGTATGTTATCGTTAACTGAATGTTAACTTAAACTAATCACGGATATGTGTTGTGATTACTGACTACTGACTGGTGAGTGTGGAATCTATGTATTCTCCACATGTTACACTCCAAAAACTTATGAACCCCTGGTCCATTTATCAATGGAAAGATAAAAGGCATGGGTTTAAAAATTCGATGTACTCATAATTTATCTTGACTCAAATTTTTATTATATGAAAGCATGTCCAGGTGGATGCTAAAGTTATATTAGCACTACTCCACCTGAGATTCAATTGACAGCAACCACCAATATGAAGACAATACGATGTGCATAGTCGGTCCATAGCACTTTTTATAGTCAGCTTTACTACTTCTAATTATGATtaacttcttctttttttttgaataaattatgATTAACTTTAACAAGTAACACTTTCATTCGTAGGTTACATCTTTTCAATTTACAAATAAACTTTCTTTTAATTATGTTTGGGTGCTTTCTATATCTTACACAGTTTTTTGAAATTctgttattatttttatttaataaattaaaataagtGTACCGCATAATAGAACAACGAGGCTAATGCAGAATGTCATTAATATTATGTCATGATCCGCCCCCTCTCCTCTTTGTAGTTTAAATCGGATCGGAGTGTTATCTGATAAAATTTACGTGTCAATGCACATTCTCTGATCTATATTAATGTTTGATTAGCTTTCCATATAGCTCAGTCATGtggcaatcaaagaagaaaacaAACAATAACTTGCAAAGCTGAATCACATCTCTCTCATGGGGGCAATGCTATTAACTTTATAGAGCCAGATGTATTGACATGCCCTTTATTTGACTTAATGTTTTTCAATGTCAGGCACTTCTCTTTACACGCACTTGCCACCTTTCTTTAACTTGTCTTTTTAACATGACTTCTAAAAGTTTATAACTTGGACTAGCACTTCCCCAACCAATTTTATAAAGACTGGCCAGGATGTATTTGCCACCCGTCAAAGGGACCTCTCTATGTTGCAATCTTGCTACAACATGCTAATCACTTCCTATGGAATTTCAGATCCGATTATTACACTAGAGACTTCTTCCAATGAATCCGTaaataatatatacaatataaATCAAACCAAATCACGAACAATCAAATTAAAAGAGAAAAATGAAAATGTCCAGACCTGTAAAAAGGAGAGTCAATAAATTGGTAAACTTGTGTTTTATTGAATAAAATGCTTCTATACATATACAGATTACAAGATCAGATTACAAGATGATATGAACGATGTATGTAGAGCTGTACAGATTAGAAGATAATATGAACGATGTATGTAGAGCTGAAACTACCGGTACTTATATATGTGCTTCAAGTTAATCCTAAACATAAGATATGCATCCGATAAACCAAATCCTAGATAAAGATAAACACATTTTGTTTTGCTAACTGTATAATTGTAAACtaatttaattttgtaaatatacAAAATTTAGAACTAATACCCCCCTCAAATTGAAGGTGAAATGTCAAGAACACCCAACTTTCCAAATAGTAGACGATATGCATCACTTTCAAGCGGTTTGGTAAATAAATCAACAAACTGGGTGATGAGAGCATATGTAGCAAGGAGCAATAAGACTTGCTTGATTTTTTTCTCGTACAAAATGACAGTCAAATTATATATATTTGGTACGTTCATGAAAAACAAGGTTGTTAGCTGCATGAATAGCTGCTTGGTTATCATAATAAAATGTAATCAGTATCAAATGTTTAATACCAAAATCTGAGAGGAGGAATTTTAACCATCGTAAGTCAGAAGTAAATGCAGCAAGAGACTAATATTCTGCTGCTGCATCTATAAAAGAATGAGAAACTGTTAGTTGTTTCTTAGTTTTCCACGATATAAAACTATTTCCCAAATAAGGTAAAATATCCAGTGGTGGAGCGTCATGTGGTGGGACAAATAGCCTAATCTGAATCAGAATAACCAATCGATGTGAGTGGAATAGAAGCAGAAAGAAATAAACCTTTCTCCACGTTCCCTTTAAAGTAACGTAGAACTCGATTGCTGCATCAAGATGAGATGAACGTGGAGATTGCATAAAATGACTAAGAGTGTTCACGGTATACCTGATATCAGGACGGTTACAGTGAGATCTAGAAATTGTCTCGTGAGTCGAAGATAAATTACAGGATCAGGAAGAATGATGCCATAAGTTGGTCGTAGATAAAGATGTTGCTCCATAGGAAAATCTGATGGTCGATAACCTGTCATTCTAGAATCAGATAAAATATTCAAAGCATATTTTTTATGGCACAAAAATATCCCTTT
The sequence above is drawn from the Apium graveolens cultivar Ventura chromosome 2, ASM990537v1, whole genome shotgun sequence genome and encodes:
- the LOC141698439 gene encoding reticulon-like protein B3, with product MAESLPKVDSQMEKTIKQLNGAHKESKPLPMSAAYKAKICRVFGRDNKLFPGRKHFICDICSILTVLHEYWDYSIFTCPLAAADIFLWRNKKITAEVLGFATAIWVLFELLEYHFLTLICHVLILALAFVYLWSNASTLLKKSPPRIPEVRFPEDVVLGVAGALRIEINGALAVLHDIAAGKDVKKFIVVSFSVVAPFSCLWSQLDYSHVIAGLWLFSVIGSCCSFLTLCYISFLLLHTVPVLYEKYEVKIDAFSEKAEAQINKQHAMFEAEIKKQYAMFEAGIKKQYAVFDAKVLSKIPKGFLKGKKFI
- the LOC141708246 gene encoding uncharacterized protein LOC141708246, whose product is MEQKHIYLSALGVGVGVGVGLGLGSAQGISKWSSITGRDCSDFTGANADEIELELRRLLVDGKESTVTFDDFPYYISERIRMLLMSAAYVHLNHTDVSKHTRNLSPASSAILLSSVSELYHQMLAKALSHYFKAKLLLLDVTDFSMKMQGKYGSCKRESPVKNSISDTALGRVSSLLGSFSILSAGRDVEAPIQRVSSWSFDEKIFVQSLYKVLVSVSETNSIILYIRDVEKLLLQSPRLYNLFDKMLKKLPGPVLLLGSQMLESDDACRDIDEKITKLFSYTINIKPPEDEGSLMSWKAQLEEDTKTIQSQDNKNHIAEVLAANDLECYDLDSICQADSKVLNDHIQEIVVSALTFHLMNNKEPEYRNGKLLISSKSLSHGLSFFQEGKNSGKDNLKLETNESTKVILGGETIGLKSDSKSTENKSDADKTSSKQDGENKPQAKVEVPDNEFEKRIRPEVIPANEIGVTFADIGSLEETKESLQELVMLPLRRPDLFNGGLLKPCRGILLFGPPGTGKTMLAKAIANDAGASFINVSMSTITSKWFGEDEKNVRALFTLAAKVSPTIIFVDEVDSMLGQRTRTGEHEAMRKIKNEFMTHWDGLLTKPGERILVLAATNRPFDLDEAIIRRFERRIMVGLPSTESREKILRTLLAKEKVEQLDFKELATMTEGYSGSDLKVLCVTAAYRPVRELIQQERKKDLEKKQKTAEGKDADDASENKEESDRVVTLRPLNMEDLRQAKNQVAASFASEGSVMSELKQWNALYGEGGSRKKEQLSYFL